The Flavobacterium commune genome contains a region encoding:
- a CDS encoding CTP synthase, with product MNQTKYIFVTGGVTSSLGKGIIAASLAKLLQARGYRTTIQKFDPYLNVDPGTLNPYEHGECYVTDDGAETDLDLGHYERFLNVPTSQANNVTTGRIYLSVIEKERRGEFLGKTVQVVPHITNEIKDRMQLLGQSGDYDIVITEIGGTVGDIESLPYIESVRQLVWDLGENNAIVIHLTLVPYLAAAGELKTKPTQHSVKTLMESGIKADILVCRTEHELSQEIRSKLALFCNVKKEAVIQSIDASTIYEVPNLMLEEGLDIVALKKLDLPKKAAPDLKNWNTFLKRLKSPKHTVNIGLIGKYVEMQDCYKSILEAFIHAGAANETKVNVVSIHSEYIDDENIADKLKDIDAILVAPGFGERGIEGKIAAVRYARESKMPFFGICLGMQMSVIEYSRNVLGLADANSTEMNSDTPNPVVNLMEEQKNVTDKGGTMRLGAWKCEIKPYTLAYKIYGQTTIHERHRHRYEYNSAYVVELEKAGLKASGVNPDTGLVEIVEIENHPFFIGVQYHPEYKSTVANPHPLFVNFVAAAVKARKKQ from the coding sequence ATGAATCAAACAAAATATATTTTTGTTACTGGAGGGGTTACTTCTTCTTTGGGAAAAGGAATTATAGCAGCATCATTAGCAAAATTATTACAGGCAAGAGGGTACAGAACAACTATTCAAAAATTTGATCCCTACTTAAATGTTGACCCAGGAACATTGAATCCTTATGAACATGGGGAATGTTATGTAACCGATGATGGAGCTGAAACCGATTTAGATTTAGGTCACTACGAGCGTTTTCTAAATGTTCCGACTTCTCAGGCTAATAACGTAACGACTGGTAGAATTTATCTTTCGGTTATTGAAAAAGAAAGAAGAGGGGAGTTTCTAGGGAAAACAGTTCAGGTTGTTCCTCATATCACTAACGAAATTAAGGACAGAATGCAATTGCTGGGGCAATCCGGTGATTATGATATTGTTATTACTGAAATTGGTGGTACTGTAGGTGATATTGAATCTTTGCCTTATATTGAATCTGTTCGTCAATTAGTTTGGGATTTGGGTGAAAATAATGCAATTGTTATTCATTTAACTTTAGTTCCTTACTTAGCTGCAGCGGGTGAGTTGAAAACAAAACCAACTCAGCATTCAGTGAAAACTTTGATGGAAAGCGGAATTAAGGCCGATATTCTTGTTTGTAGAACTGAGCATGAACTTTCTCAGGAAATACGCAGTAAACTAGCTTTGTTTTGTAATGTGAAAAAAGAAGCAGTTATTCAGTCTATCGATGCTTCTACAATATACGAAGTGCCAAATTTAATGCTTGAAGAAGGATTGGATATTGTGGCTTTGAAAAAATTAGACTTACCTAAGAAAGCCGCACCGGATTTGAAAAACTGGAATACTTTCTTAAAAAGATTAAAAAGCCCAAAACATACCGTGAATATTGGTTTGATTGGGAAATATGTTGAAATGCAAGACTGTTACAAGTCTATTTTAGAAGCGTTTATCCATGCAGGTGCTGCTAATGAAACTAAAGTGAATGTAGTTTCTATTCATTCAGAATATATTGATGACGAAAATATTGCTGATAAATTAAAAGATATTGATGCTATTTTAGTTGCACCGGGATTTGGTGAAAGAGGAATTGAAGGTAAAATAGCTGCGGTGCGTTATGCACGTGAAAGCAAAATGCCTTTCTTCGGAATCTGTCTTGGAATGCAAATGTCGGTAATCGAATATTCCCGAAATGTATTAGGATTAGCAGATGCTAATTCGACAGAAATGAATTCAGATACTCCAAATCCGGTTGTGAATTTAATGGAAGAGCAAAAAAATGTAACCGACAAAGGAGGTACAATGCGTCTTGGAGCCTGGAAATGTGAAATAAAACCATATACTTTAGCTTATAAAATTTACGGTCAAACAACTATTCACGAGCGTCACCGTCACCGTTATGAGTACAACAGTGCTTATGTGGTTGAGTTAGAAAAAGCAGGATTGAAAGCTTCAGGTGTAAATCCGGATACCGGATTAGTAGAAATTGTTGAAATTGAAAATCATCCGTTCTTTATCGGGGTGCAATACCATCCGGAATATAAGAGTACAGTAGCAAATCCGCACCCTCTTTTCGTGAATTTTGTGGCTGCTGCCGTAAAAGCAAGAAAAAAACAGTAG
- a CDS encoding DUF3820 family protein, whose translation MDANQQKLIKLAHTKMPFGKYEGRFLIDLPEYYVVWYHNKGFPKGELGEQLQLIYELKLNGLEELIRNIKKRYPKPH comes from the coding sequence ATGGATGCAAATCAACAAAAACTGATAAAATTAGCGCATACTAAAATGCCTTTTGGGAAATACGAAGGCAGGTTTCTTATTGATTTGCCTGAGTATTATGTGGTTTGGTATCACAATAAAGGCTTTCCAAAAGGAGAATTAGGGGAGCAGCTACAACTGATTTACGAACTAAAGTTGAATGGTTTAGAAGAATTGATACGAAATATTAAAAAAAGATACCCAAAACCTCATTGA
- a CDS encoding LysM peptidoglycan-binding domain-containing protein, with translation MKYFFAIWIPVLMFTNLVISQGTITHKVESGETINDIAKKYQVTPYDIYKLNPDAQRKLSPKMMLLIPAKAALKKVATPAEITHKVLPKETLFGIEKKYNVSDADLKKANPFLETEGLQIDQVLVIPSKNATKPKVVLQEKPLYHDVLPKETKFSIAKKYGITIAELEKKNPEIVANLTIGSHLLIKGNPAKNAVVLSQKEPVRQEVVAAPVKKYVTYEVKPKETLYSLSKMFDMSQEELLVLNPELKNGVEIGMLLKVPAGSASSAVQENKVYADLTPKINGVRKKMVMLLPFNVVRVEGDSVNSVVEQLKKDKFLNMTLDFYAGALMAIDSAKTLGLPIDVQIIDSEEKKYGSDIATVVKANNLQTADAVVGPFYQNNAETTARLLGGNNVPVISPLSKDAGNSIANLYQSVPVNDVLKTAMFDYMRSKKGNIVAVVDRKKESVIQYLKLNQPDVRLVPLTERGSVAAETLRGMLVAGRMNYVVMETANTMMIKATIASMLSAMADYQVQLVILEPNETLDTDEISFSNLVKLKLMYPSVTRDNNSPEGVVFENKFRKINSIAPSDYAVRGFDVTFDTMMRLMQNKPFEETVSAVATEQFENKFEYYKKDNAGYINKGVYIMYYDADLTEKVAN, from the coding sequence ATGAAGTATTTTTTTGCAATTTGGATTCCTGTTTTAATGTTTACCAATCTTGTTATTTCGCAAGGAACGATAACGCATAAAGTAGAAAGCGGAGAAACGATAAATGACATTGCTAAGAAGTATCAAGTGACTCCTTATGATATTTATAAATTAAACCCTGATGCTCAAAGAAAATTAAGTCCTAAAATGATGCTTTTGATTCCTGCTAAAGCAGCTTTGAAAAAGGTAGCTACTCCGGCAGAAATAACGCATAAAGTGTTGCCTAAAGAAACTTTGTTTGGAATCGAAAAAAAATATAATGTTTCGGATGCTGATTTGAAAAAAGCGAATCCTTTTTTAGAAACAGAGGGTTTGCAAATAGATCAGGTTTTAGTAATCCCATCTAAAAATGCTACTAAACCTAAGGTGGTGCTTCAGGAGAAACCTTTGTATCATGATGTGCTTCCTAAAGAAACTAAATTTTCAATTGCTAAGAAATACGGTATTACTATTGCCGAATTAGAAAAGAAAAATCCTGAAATCGTAGCTAATTTGACTATTGGTTCTCATTTGTTAATCAAAGGAAATCCAGCTAAGAATGCTGTTGTTTTGTCTCAAAAAGAACCGGTTAGGCAAGAGGTTGTTGCGGCACCGGTTAAGAAATATGTGACTTATGAAGTGAAACCAAAAGAAACCTTGTATAGTTTGTCTAAAATGTTCGATATGAGTCAGGAAGAATTATTGGTTTTAAATCCTGAACTTAAAAATGGTGTTGAAATAGGAATGCTTTTAAAAGTGCCAGCTGGTTCTGCTTCTTCCGCCGTTCAGGAAAATAAAGTATATGCTGATTTAACTCCTAAAATTAACGGAGTGCGTAAAAAGATGGTTATGCTTTTGCCGTTTAATGTAGTCAGAGTAGAGGGAGATTCAGTAAACTCAGTGGTTGAGCAGCTAAAGAAGGATAAGTTTTTGAATATGACTCTCGATTTTTATGCGGGAGCCTTAATGGCGATAGATTCGGCTAAAACTTTGGGATTGCCTATAGATGTACAAATTATAGATTCGGAAGAAAAAAAATATGGTTCAGATATTGCTACGGTTGTTAAAGCTAATAATTTGCAAACTGCCGATGCTGTTGTTGGTCCTTTTTATCAAAATAATGCTGAAACTACCGCCCGTTTGTTAGGGGGTAATAATGTACCTGTGATTTCTCCATTGTCAAAAGATGCTGGGAATTCGATAGCCAATTTGTATCAATCGGTTCCTGTAAATGATGTTTTGAAGACTGCTATGTTTGATTACATGCGATCCAAAAAAGGAAATATTGTTGCGGTTGTGGATAGAAAGAAAGAATCTGTAATACAGTATCTTAAATTGAATCAGCCTGATGTGCGATTAGTTCCTTTGACTGAGAGAGGAAGTGTTGCTGCCGAAACTTTGAGGGGAATGTTAGTTGCGGGTAGGATGAATTATGTGGTTATGGAAACAGCTAATACTATGATGATTAAAGCAACTATTGCTTCAATGTTGAGTGCAATGGCTGATTATCAGGTTCAGTTGGTTATTTTGGAGCCAAATGAAACTTTGGATACTGATGAAATTAGTTTCTCCAATTTGGTGAAATTAAAATTGATGTATCCTTCGGTAACCAGAGATAATAATTCGCCTGAAGGAGTTGTTTTCGAGAATAAATTCAGAAAAATCAATTCGATTGCGCCAAGTGATTATGCTGTAAGAGGTTTTGATGTTACTTTTGATACCATGATGCGTTTGATGCAAAATAAACCTTTTGAGGAAACGGTAAGTGCGGTTGCAACAGAGCAATTTGAAAATAAATTTGAGTATTATAAGAAAGACAATGCAGGCTATATTAACAAAGGAGTTTATATCATGTATTATGATGCCGATTTGACTGAAAAAGTGGCTAATTAA
- the guaA gene encoding glutamine-hydrolyzing GMP synthase gives MQHNVLILDFGSQYTQLIARRVRELNIFCEIFPYNNIPSDLSSYKAVILGGSPFSVRAEDAPHPDLSEIRGKLPMLAVCYGAQYLSHFSGGEVAASNTREYGRANLSYIKEDEVFFEGVSLNSQVWMSHSDSIKALPTNGVKLASTHDVEFAAYKIEGETTYAIQYHPEVYHSTDGKQMLENFLVKIAHVPQNFTPNAFVEEIVAEMKEKIGNDKVVLGLSGGVDSTVAAVLLNKAIGKNLYCIFVNNGLLRKNEFQSVLDQYQGMGLNVKGVDASQRFYDALAGVTDPELKRKAIGNAFIEVFDDESHKIEDVTWLAQGTIYPDVIESVSVKGPSATIKSHHNVGGLPDYMKLKIVEPLRMLFKDEVRRVGASLGIDPELLGRHPFPGPGLSIRILGDITLEKVQILQDVDKVFIDGLKSWGLYDKVWQAGAILLPVNSVGVMGDERTYEKVVALRAVESTDGMTADWVHLPYDFLMKVSNDIINKVKGVNRVVYDISSKPPATIEWE, from the coding sequence ATGCAACACAACGTACTTATTTTAGATTTCGGTTCGCAATACACTCAGCTGATTGCGCGTAGAGTTCGCGAATTAAATATATTCTGCGAAATTTTTCCATACAATAATATCCCTTCAGATTTGTCAAGTTACAAAGCTGTAATTTTGGGAGGAAGTCCATTTTCTGTTCGTGCAGAAGATGCACCACATCCTGATTTGTCTGAAATCAGAGGGAAATTGCCAATGCTTGCCGTGTGTTACGGTGCGCAATATTTGTCTCATTTTAGCGGAGGTGAAGTTGCTGCTTCAAACACTAGAGAATACGGTAGAGCAAACTTGTCTTATATTAAAGAAGATGAAGTTTTCTTTGAAGGAGTTTCTCTAAACAGTCAGGTTTGGATGAGTCATAGTGATAGTATTAAGGCTTTACCGACTAATGGTGTGAAGTTAGCAAGCACACATGATGTGGAATTTGCAGCTTATAAGATTGAAGGTGAGACCACTTATGCTATTCAATACCACCCGGAAGTGTATCATTCTACTGACGGGAAACAAATGTTAGAGAATTTTTTAGTGAAAATTGCTCATGTTCCTCAAAATTTTACGCCAAATGCTTTCGTTGAAGAAATCGTGGCTGAAATGAAAGAAAAAATCGGAAACGACAAAGTTGTTCTTGGACTTTCAGGAGGTGTAGATTCAACTGTGGCAGCGGTTTTGTTGAACAAAGCAATCGGAAAAAACCTGTATTGTATTTTTGTTAATAATGGTTTGCTTCGTAAGAATGAGTTTCAAAGTGTTTTAGATCAATACCAAGGAATGGGATTAAACGTTAAAGGAGTAGATGCTTCTCAACGTTTTTATGATGCCCTGGCTGGAGTTACTGATCCGGAATTGAAAAGAAAAGCCATCGGAAATGCTTTTATCGAAGTGTTTGACGATGAGTCACATAAAATTGAAGATGTTACCTGGTTAGCCCAAGGTACAATATATCCTGATGTTATCGAATCGGTTTCTGTAAAAGGACCATCGGCAACAATTAAATCGCACCATAATGTGGGAGGTTTGCCGGATTATATGAAATTAAAAATTGTAGAACCTTTGCGTATGCTTTTTAAAGATGAGGTACGTAGAGTGGGAGCATCTTTAGGAATTGATCCTGAATTATTAGGAAGACATCCTTTTCCGGGACCTGGATTGTCTATCCGTATTTTAGGAGATATTACTTTAGAAAAAGTACAAATTTTACAAGATGTAGATAAAGTTTTTATCGACGGATTGAAATCTTGGGGATTGTATGATAAAGTTTGGCAGGCTGGAGCAATTTTGCTTCCTGTAAATAGTGTTGGGGTTATGGGTGACGAGCGTACTTACGAAAAAGTTGTTGCGCTACGTGCTGTAGAATCTACCGATGGTATGACTGCTGACTGGGTTCACTTGCCTTATGATTTCCTGATGAAAGTATCTAATGATATTATCAACAAGGTAAAAGGGGTGAATCGTGTTGTTTATGATATTAGTTCAAAACCACCAGCAACAATTGAGTGGGAATAA
- a CDS encoding RidA family protein has product MKRENILTGSPWEDKMGYCRAVRIGNIIEVSGTVAIVDGDKVKADDAHAQTLNILERVEKVLEDLNASMKDVIRTRIFTTDVSTFEAVATAHATFFKDIKPTTGFYGINQLVAPEYLVEIELTAVLTE; this is encoded by the coding sequence ATGAAAAGAGAAAACATCTTAACGGGATCGCCATGGGAAGACAAAATGGGATATTGCCGTGCAGTTCGCATCGGAAACATCATCGAAGTTTCGGGAACTGTTGCAATTGTCGATGGCGACAAAGTAAAAGCTGATGACGCTCATGCACAAACCTTAAATATTTTAGAAAGAGTTGAAAAAGTATTAGAAGATTTAAACGCAAGTATGAAAGATGTTATCCGTACCCGTATTTTTACTACTGACGTAAGTACTTTTGAAGCAGTTGCTACAGCTCACGCTACTTTTTTCAAAGACATCAAACCTACAACTGGTTTTTACGGAATTAACCAATTAGTAGCTCCTGAATACTTAGTTGAAATTGAATTAACTGCTGTATTAACTGAATAA
- a CDS encoding voltage-gated chloride channel family protein, translating into MNLKKTILLSLKWILICALIGFFSGSASAFFLIALEWVSQLRIQNSWFIWLLPIGGLLIGLLYHYHGKDVVKGNNLLLEEYETPTKVIPLKMAPFVLIGTLITHLFGGSAGREGTAVQMGGAIADQFSRIFLLDATDRKTLIILGISAGFASVFGTPLAGAIFALEVVYFCKISVKSSILSFVVAYFANYTVELWAVHHTHYSIPIIPEMNPENLLWIIPSSILFGFAAMLFSRSTHFWGALFSKNIAYPPLRPFVCGIILALAFYTFNVSQFMGLGVPSIVEAFSKPNEYQDFLLKILFTGFTLGAGFKGGEVTPLFFVGATLGSALSIFIPLPIALLAGMGFVAVFSGATHTPIACTIMGIELFGIEATVFIGISCFIAYLASGSVGIYHAQTVKGVKIRLYERFKRRKLDDL; encoded by the coding sequence ATGAACTTAAAAAAGACAATACTACTTTCACTCAAATGGATTTTAATCTGTGCTTTGATAGGTTTTTTTTCCGGTTCGGCTTCTGCTTTTTTTTTAATTGCCCTGGAATGGGTATCGCAGCTTAGAATACAAAACAGCTGGTTTATCTGGTTATTACCCATCGGTGGACTTTTAATTGGTTTACTTTATCATTATCATGGCAAAGACGTAGTTAAAGGAAACAATCTTTTATTAGAAGAATACGAAACTCCTACAAAAGTGATTCCGCTAAAAATGGCTCCTTTTGTACTTATAGGAACACTTATCACCCATCTTTTTGGAGGTTCGGCAGGTCGTGAAGGAACAGCGGTACAAATGGGAGGTGCAATTGCCGACCAGTTTAGCCGTATATTCCTTCTCGATGCAACCGACCGAAAAACACTTATTATTTTAGGAATCAGTGCCGGTTTTGCATCTGTTTTTGGAACTCCGCTTGCAGGTGCTATTTTTGCTCTGGAAGTGGTTTATTTTTGTAAAATCAGTGTAAAAAGTAGTATCCTCTCTTTTGTCGTTGCTTATTTTGCTAATTACACCGTAGAACTTTGGGCTGTTCATCACACACATTACAGCATCCCAATAATTCCCGAAATGAATCCGGAAAACTTACTTTGGATAATTCCATCCAGCATTTTATTTGGTTTTGCTGCCATGCTTTTCTCCAGAAGCACACATTTTTGGGGTGCTCTATTCTCAAAAAACATTGCCTATCCACCGTTGCGCCCTTTTGTATGCGGAATCATCTTAGCATTAGCTTTTTATACTTTTAATGTATCACAGTTTATGGGATTAGGTGTTCCTTCCATTGTAGAAGCCTTCTCAAAACCGAATGAATATCAAGATTTTTTACTCAAAATTTTATTTACAGGATTTACTTTGGGAGCAGGATTTAAAGGTGGAGAAGTAACTCCATTATTTTTTGTAGGTGCGACTCTGGGAAGTGCTTTATCTATTTTTATTCCGTTGCCAATAGCACTTTTGGCAGGAATGGGATTTGTTGCTGTATTTTCGGGTGCTACTCACACACCTATTGCCTGTACTATTATGGGAATCGAACTTTTTGGTATTGAAGCTACTGTTTTCATTGGAATCTCTTGCTTTATTGCCTATCTGGCTTCGGGTTCAGTAGGCATTTATCATGCACAAACTGTAAAAGGAGTAAAAATCCGTTTGTATGAAAGATTTAAAAGACGCAAACTTGATGATTTATAA
- a CDS encoding DHH family phosphoesterase: MKIQDIQAIQSLLATPKKVAIIPHRNPDGDAMGSTLALYHFLSKNNHEATVISPNEFPDFLAWLPGSEMVRVFETDKENCTQILKEANLVFTLDFNAFHRVGEMEKVLEVLDTTYIMIDHHQKPDDYAAYTYSDTSFGSTCEMVYNFISFLGQKEQIDTIIGTCIYTGILTDSGSFKFPNTTGNTHRIVAELIDLGVENTKIPNLLFDNSSYSRLQLLGRALQNLKILPEHKTSYITLSQDELNSFNYVKGDTEGIVNYGLSIKGIQFTAIFIENKDEKIIKISFRSQGSFDVNEFAREHFNGGGHRNAAGGKSELSMEETIAKFEKIVNNLTL; encoded by the coding sequence ATGAAAATACAAGACATACAAGCGATACAATCCTTACTGGCAACACCTAAAAAAGTTGCTATCATTCCGCATAGAAATCCTGACGGAGACGCTATGGGCTCAACCTTAGCCTTATATCATTTTTTAAGCAAAAACAATCACGAAGCTACGGTTATATCTCCAAACGAATTTCCTGATTTCTTAGCCTGGCTTCCCGGCTCTGAAATGGTTCGTGTTTTTGAAACAGACAAAGAAAATTGCACTCAAATATTAAAAGAAGCTAATCTAGTTTTCACCCTCGATTTCAATGCCTTTCATCGTGTAGGCGAAATGGAAAAAGTACTCGAAGTACTCGACACCACTTACATTATGATTGATCATCATCAAAAACCGGATGATTATGCTGCTTACACTTATTCAGACACTTCTTTTGGTTCTACCTGCGAAATGGTATATAACTTCATTTCTTTTTTAGGTCAAAAAGAACAAATTGACACAATAATAGGAACCTGTATTTATACAGGTATTTTAACCGATTCCGGTTCTTTTAAATTCCCTAATACTACTGGAAACACCCATAGAATTGTTGCCGAATTAATTGATTTAGGAGTAGAAAACACTAAAATCCCTAACCTGCTTTTTGACAATAGTTCCTACAGCCGATTACAGTTATTAGGTAGAGCTTTACAAAATTTAAAAATATTACCTGAACATAAAACTTCATACATCACACTAAGTCAGGACGAATTAAACAGTTTTAACTATGTAAAAGGAGATACCGAAGGAATTGTAAATTATGGATTAAGCATCAAAGGAATACAGTTTACGGCTATTTTTATCGAAAACAAAGACGAAAAAATCATTAAGATTTCTTTTCGTTCTCAAGGTAGTTTTGATGTAAATGAGTTTGCCCGAGAACACTTTAACGGAGGCGGACACCGCAATGCCGCCGGTGGAAAATCAGAACTTTCGATGGAAGAAACCATAGCAAAATTTGAAAAAATAGTCAATAATCTAACGCTGTAA
- the gldI gene encoding gliding motility-associated peptidyl-prolyl isomerase GldI, with product MKAIQFMILSSFLCLGFTACKEPQGARRPVSRASGVFMKKSIERNKKLIASEEDQIKALMKKNPKISYIASSKGYWYSYEIKNEIDSLTPKKGDVAFFNYELKDLNGAVIYSEVELRPQVYRVDKQDIMMGLRDGIKLMRKNEKINFYFPSHIAYGYHGDNKKIGVNQPLICTVTLNDFKSEAVYKKELEQNITNNLAKTDSIKKAKKVVLKTKPISKDTLEE from the coding sequence ATGAAGGCTATCCAATTTATGATTTTAAGTTCCTTTTTATGCTTAGGTTTTACTGCCTGCAAGGAACCGCAGGGAGCCCGACGTCCTGTTTCGAGAGCTTCGGGAGTTTTCATGAAAAAATCAATTGAAAGAAATAAAAAGCTGATTGCTTCGGAAGAAGACCAAATCAAAGCTTTGATGAAAAAAAATCCGAAGATTAGCTACATTGCTTCTTCTAAAGGTTATTGGTATTCTTATGAAATTAAAAACGAAATTGATTCTTTGACACCAAAAAAAGGCGACGTTGCTTTTTTTAACTATGAATTAAAAGACCTAAATGGAGCAGTTATCTATTCGGAAGTGGAGCTTAGACCTCAGGTATATCGAGTGGACAAACAGGACATCATGATGGGATTGAGGGACGGAATTAAATTGATGCGTAAAAACGAAAAAATAAATTTTTATTTTCCTTCTCATATTGCTTATGGTTATCACGGAGACAATAAAAAAATTGGTGTAAACCAACCTTTAATTTGTACTGTAACCTTAAACGATTTCAAATCGGAGGCGGTTTACAAAAAAGAATTAGAACAAAACATCACCAATAATTTGGCTAAAACCGATAGTATAAAAAAGGCTAAAAAAGTAGTTTTAAAAACAAAACCAATAAGCAAAGACACCTTGGAAGAATAA
- a CDS encoding peptidylprolyl isomerase produces the protein MKKSILFVLLLISCFYSCKNESDYFADGLYAKIETNKGIIYLELDYKKAPITVANFVTLAEGKNNFVTVDYAKGRPFYDGMKFYRVIKGFVIQTGDPEGTGTGNSGYKFKDEFNDYFFDKEGILAMANNGPNTNSSQFFITRNPTPWLNGKHTIFGHVMGNGMEVVNDINQDDVVKSIIIIRKGEAAKKFNAVKIFDDYFVIESKNQKVQKDIETQNEKKYYEKYGEIITAKTNYFEALKEKATKTVSGLKYIITQKGSDTKPVKGTTVNVNYAVFSEYGELFDTTIESVAKDFGKLNSQRAAQNAYQPILFQAGKRDGIIPGFTEGIDKMSYGDKAVLFIPSHLAYGAGGAGSAIPPHTNLIFEIELIKPQ, from the coding sequence ATGAAAAAAAGCATTCTATTTGTGCTACTTCTTATCAGTTGTTTTTATTCTTGTAAAAATGAAAGCGATTATTTCGCAGATGGTTTGTATGCTAAAATTGAAACCAATAAAGGCATCATTTATTTAGAACTGGATTATAAAAAAGCTCCTATTACAGTAGCCAATTTTGTTACGCTGGCTGAGGGAAAAAATAATTTTGTAACTGTAGATTACGCTAAAGGACGTCCTTTTTATGATGGCATGAAGTTTTACCGTGTCATCAAAGGATTTGTAATTCAAACCGGAGATCCCGAAGGAACAGGAACAGGTAATTCCGGCTATAAATTTAAAGACGAATTTAACGATTATTTTTTTGACAAAGAAGGTATTTTGGCTATGGCCAATAACGGCCCTAACACAAACAGCAGCCAATTTTTTATCACTCGTAACCCTACTCCCTGGCTCAACGGGAAGCACACTATTTTTGGTCATGTGATGGGCAATGGTATGGAGGTGGTCAATGATATTAATCAGGACGATGTTGTTAAATCAATCATTATTATTAGAAAAGGAGAAGCTGCTAAAAAATTCAATGCGGTAAAAATATTTGATGATTATTTTGTTATTGAATCTAAAAACCAAAAAGTACAAAAGGATATTGAAACCCAAAACGAGAAAAAGTATTACGAAAAATACGGGGAAATAATTACAGCTAAAACCAACTATTTTGAAGCTTTAAAAGAAAAAGCGACCAAAACCGTTTCGGGACTAAAATACATCATTACTCAAAAAGGAAGTGATACAAAACCGGTAAAAGGAACTACTGTTAACGTAAATTATGCTGTGTTTTCAGAATATGGAGAGCTTTTTGATACCACAATCGAAAGTGTAGCAAAAGATTTTGGAAAATTGAATTCGCAACGTGCTGCTCAAAACGCTTACCAGCCAATTCTTTTTCAGGCAGGAAAAAGAGATGGTATCATTCCCGGATTTACTGAAGGCATCGATAAAATGTCTTATGGAGACAAAGCCGTTTTATTTATTCCCTCGCATTTAGCCTATGGTGCCGGTGGTGCAGGTAGTGCAATTCCGCCGCACACCAATCTTATTTTTGAAATTGAATTAATTAAACCTCAATAA